Proteins co-encoded in one Kribbella solani genomic window:
- a CDS encoding saccharopine dehydrogenase family protein, with protein MSRGYDVVLLGASGFTGALTAEYLAKNAPAGLRRAVAGRNKQKLERFGKDVLVADVTDPASLRELAESAKVVATTVGPYVQYGEPLVAACAEAGTDYLDLTGEPEFLDRMYVRYHERATRTGARIIHACGFDSIPYDLGVQYTVEQLPQNVPIQVDGLLRAGGRPSGGTFHTAITAFSRPKQNLEAHRARRTAEPRPDGRKARAVAGRIHRQQGFWAVPLPTIDPQIVAYSARLLDRYGPDFRYGHYAAMRRLPSVAAGVGGMGLLVAGAQVPPVRKALLNRLQPGDGPSAEQRARSWFNVRFVGRGGGKQVITEVAGRDPGYDETAKMLGESALCLALDDLPQTAGQTTTAAAMGPALRERLVKAGMTFATLDVDYY; from the coding sequence ATGAGTCGTGGGTACGACGTCGTGCTGCTCGGCGCGAGCGGCTTCACCGGCGCGTTGACCGCGGAGTACCTGGCGAAGAACGCGCCGGCCGGGCTGCGCCGGGCCGTTGCCGGGCGCAACAAACAGAAGCTGGAACGGTTCGGCAAGGACGTGCTCGTTGCCGACGTGACCGACCCGGCATCGCTCCGGGAGCTGGCCGAGTCCGCGAAGGTCGTCGCCACCACGGTCGGCCCGTACGTCCAGTACGGCGAACCGCTCGTCGCTGCCTGCGCCGAAGCCGGTACGGACTATCTCGATCTGACCGGCGAACCGGAATTCCTCGACCGGATGTACGTGCGCTACCACGAGCGCGCGACCCGGACCGGCGCGCGGATCATCCACGCGTGTGGCTTCGACTCGATCCCGTACGACCTCGGCGTGCAGTACACCGTCGAGCAGTTGCCGCAGAACGTACCGATCCAGGTCGACGGGCTGTTGCGGGCCGGTGGACGCCCGTCCGGCGGGACGTTCCACACCGCCATCACCGCGTTTTCCCGGCCGAAGCAGAACCTCGAAGCGCATCGGGCCCGCCGTACGGCCGAACCGCGCCCGGACGGCCGGAAGGCGCGCGCGGTCGCGGGCCGCATCCACCGCCAGCAAGGGTTCTGGGCAGTGCCGCTGCCGACCATTGATCCGCAGATCGTCGCGTATTCCGCGCGGCTGCTCGACCGGTACGGACCGGACTTCCGCTACGGCCACTACGCCGCGATGAGGCGGCTGCCCTCCGTCGCCGCCGGTGTGGGCGGGATGGGTCTGCTGGTCGCCGGCGCGCAGGTCCCGCCGGTACGAAAGGCTTTGCTGAACCGTCTGCAGCCGGGCGATGGTCCGAGTGCGGAGCAGCGGGCGCGGTCGTGGTTCAACGTTCGTTTCGTCGGGCGTGGCGGCGGCAAGCAGGTGATCACCGAGGTGGCCGGCCGCGACCCCGGGTACGACGAGACCGCGAAGATGCTCGGCGAGAGCGCGCTTTGTCTGGCGCTGGACGATCTGCCACAGACAGCGGGCCAGACCACGACAGCCGCCGCGATGGGACCCGCTCTGCGCGAGCGGCTGGTGAAAGCGGGGATGACCTTTGCCACCCTCGACGTCGACTACTACTAG
- a CDS encoding alpha/beta fold hydrolase: MPPSTSTTTSRDGTRIAVYDYGNAEAPVLICIHGYPDNAAMWGPVAEVLADDFHVVAYDVRGAGESDQPGSTAAYALDRLQEDFRAVIDQVAAERPVHVLAHDWGSIQAWHFVTDPALTDRIASFTSISGPSLDHAGYFLRRRNQAALRQLLHSWYIFYFHLPWFPELAWRKGWAYRVFDRLEKQDADGRSIGDYVNGMKLYRANVVPRLIRPAKRRTDVPVLAVSPEDDPFVTTPLQTEVTRWAPNVMVKVIRGGHWIPRNNPGLVAELVREHTREVAGWGT, from the coding sequence TTGCCACCCTCGACGTCGACTACTACTAGCCGGGACGGCACCCGGATCGCCGTCTACGACTACGGCAACGCTGAGGCGCCCGTACTGATCTGCATCCACGGCTATCCGGACAACGCGGCGATGTGGGGACCTGTCGCCGAGGTGCTCGCCGACGACTTCCACGTGGTCGCGTACGACGTTCGCGGCGCCGGGGAGTCCGATCAACCGGGCAGCACGGCCGCGTACGCGCTGGATCGTTTGCAGGAAGACTTCCGCGCGGTCATCGACCAGGTCGCGGCCGAACGGCCGGTACACGTGCTGGCGCACGACTGGGGATCGATCCAGGCCTGGCACTTCGTCACCGATCCGGCGCTGACCGATCGGATCGCGTCCTTCACGTCCATCTCCGGGCCGTCGCTCGACCATGCCGGGTACTTCCTCCGGCGGCGCAACCAGGCGGCGCTGCGGCAGTTGCTGCACTCCTGGTACATCTTCTACTTCCACCTGCCCTGGTTCCCGGAGCTGGCGTGGCGGAAGGGCTGGGCGTACCGGGTGTTCGACCGGCTGGAGAAACAGGACGCCGACGGCCGCTCGATCGGCGACTACGTGAACGGCATGAAGCTGTACCGCGCGAACGTGGTGCCCCGGCTGATCCGTCCGGCAAAGCGGCGTACGGACGTACCGGTGCTGGCTGTGTCGCCCGAGGACGATCCGTTCGTCACCACGCCGCTGCAGACCGAGGTGACGCGCTGGGCCCCGAACGTGATGGTCAAGGTGATCAGGGGCGGCCACTGGATACCCCGGAACAATCCCGGACTTGTCGCCGAGCTGGTGCGGGAACACACCCGTGAGGTGGCAGGCTGGGGGACATGA
- a CDS encoding endonuclease/exonuclease/phosphatase family protein, with protein sequence MFTTRRRFAALVAAAAAGLTLTSGVSQAAPTEATGTPATTATTDTALHVMSYNLRYASATPPNSWPERRPVMREQLKKTRPALIGTQEGLYSQLQDLQADLGPSYDSIGLGREGGSKGEFMMIFFDQRRLQPLEYDHFWLSDTPDVVGSQTWGGCCPRMVTWVHFKDKATGREFYAVNTHLEAYSAPARAKSADLILQRIAGFDPALPVILTADYNEAAKPGLPVYDKLVTSGKFADSWLTAERRSALYATFHGYKPLTPNGDRIDWILTTPGLRVRKANINTFSKNGQFPSDHLPVEAWVSLTR encoded by the coding sequence ATGTTCACCACCCGCCGTCGGTTCGCCGCGCTTGTCGCGGCGGCCGCTGCCGGCCTGACCCTCACCAGCGGGGTTTCCCAGGCGGCCCCCACGGAAGCGACCGGAACGCCCGCGACCACAGCCACGACGGACACCGCGCTGCACGTGATGTCGTACAACCTGCGGTACGCCAGCGCGACCCCGCCGAACAGCTGGCCGGAGCGCCGGCCGGTGATGCGCGAGCAGCTGAAGAAGACCCGCCCCGCGCTGATCGGCACCCAGGAAGGCCTGTACTCCCAGCTGCAGGACCTCCAGGCCGACCTGGGTCCGTCGTACGACTCGATCGGGCTCGGGCGGGAGGGCGGCAGCAAAGGTGAGTTCATGATGATCTTCTTCGACCAGCGCAGGCTGCAACCGCTCGAGTACGACCACTTCTGGCTGTCGGACACCCCGGACGTGGTTGGTTCGCAGACCTGGGGAGGCTGCTGCCCGCGGATGGTCACCTGGGTGCACTTCAAGGACAAGGCGACGGGTCGGGAGTTCTACGCCGTCAACACCCACCTGGAGGCGTACTCCGCGCCGGCCCGCGCCAAGTCTGCCGACCTGATCCTGCAGCGGATCGCCGGGTTCGACCCGGCCCTGCCGGTCATCCTCACCGCCGACTACAACGAAGCCGCCAAGCCCGGTCTGCCGGTGTACGACAAGCTGGTCACGAGCGGGAAGTTCGCCGACAGCTGGCTGACCGCCGAGCGGCGTAGCGCGCTGTACGCGACGTTCCACGGCTACAAGCCGCTGACGCCGAACGGGGACCGGATCGACTGGATTCTGACCACGCCCGGCCTGCGCGTACGGAAGGCGAACATCAACACGTTCAGCAAGAACGGGCAGTTCCCGAGTGACCACCTGCCGGTCGAGGCCTGGGTCTCGCTGACCCGCTGA
- a CDS encoding TetR/AcrR family transcriptional regulator: protein MTQTSRLRPDERRAQILAAARRVLLADPHRELTVELVAAEAGVSPALLFHYFGSKKKFRYAVIEEAAAEVMLRTAPDPSLPPDEQLRSGIRAFVRAVLEAPRLYRATLLMSAAGDPEIRALHSDLRRVFSQWVIGAVAERGIEVTPVVELACHGWQGYVEQTLLVWIDNPAVSPEALEHLCEQSLDAILSTTSE, encoded by the coding sequence ATGACCCAGACCTCCCGGTTGCGCCCCGACGAACGGCGGGCGCAGATTCTCGCCGCCGCGCGGCGGGTACTGCTCGCGGACCCGCACCGGGAGCTCACCGTCGAGCTGGTCGCCGCCGAGGCCGGTGTCTCCCCCGCGCTGCTCTTCCACTACTTCGGCTCGAAGAAGAAGTTCCGGTACGCGGTGATCGAGGAAGCCGCCGCCGAAGTGATGCTGCGGACCGCCCCGGACCCGTCGCTGCCGCCGGACGAGCAACTCCGGTCCGGCATCCGCGCCTTCGTACGCGCCGTCCTGGAGGCCCCGCGGCTGTACCGCGCGACGCTGCTGATGTCCGCGGCCGGTGACCCGGAGATCCGCGCGCTGCACTCCGATCTGCGGCGGGTCTTCAGCCAATGGGTGATCGGCGCGGTCGCCGAGCGTGGCATCGAAGTCACCCCGGTGGTAGAGCTGGCCTGCCACGGCTGGCAGGGTTATGTCGAACAGACCCTCCTGGTGTGGATCGACAACCCGGCCGTCTCGCCCGAGGCGCTCGAGCATCTCTGCGAGCAGTCGCTGGACGCGATCCTCTCGACGACCTCCGAGTGA
- a CDS encoding YccF domain-containing protein has protein sequence MKTLLNLIWLVLAGFWLAVGYAVAGIICCVLIITIPFGVASFRIAGYTLWPFGRTVVDRRDAGAGALLGNLIWIIFAGWWLALGHLTTGIALCLTIIGIPLGVANFKLIPVSLLPLGKEIVPTNQPFAVR, from the coding sequence ATGAAGACGCTCCTCAACCTGATCTGGCTGGTGCTCGCCGGGTTCTGGCTCGCGGTCGGGTACGCCGTCGCCGGAATCATCTGCTGCGTGCTGATCATCACCATCCCGTTCGGGGTCGCGTCGTTCCGGATCGCCGGGTACACGCTGTGGCCGTTCGGCCGGACCGTGGTCGACCGGCGCGACGCCGGCGCGGGCGCGTTGCTCGGCAACCTGATCTGGATCATCTTCGCCGGCTGGTGGCTGGCGCTCGGCCACCTGACCACCGGCATCGCGCTCTGCCTGACCATCATCGGCATCCCGCTCGGCGTCGCGAACTTCAAGCTGATCCCGGTCTCGCTGCTCCCACTGGGCAAGGAGATCGTGCCGACCAACCAGCCGTTCGCCGTGCGCTGA
- a CDS encoding SDR family oxidoreductase — protein MRGQVVVITGASRGIGAAVARKLAGRGATLALVGLEPDELKQVAADCGPGAGWWEADVTDTESLRAAVEAIVARYGRIDVVMANAGIAAPGFSRSMDPNAWERVIEVDLLGVWRTVHTTLPYLLESKGYLLLVSSLAAIVHIPGLASYNVAKAGVEAMGDTLRPELKHLGVRVGVAHMTFVDTDMVRGADEHPVFGRVRTGIPLASKTYPLEFAVDKFVDGITKRSRTVHVPGWIGALKVFRWVIPHVIELGSRFSVPKADAAALADIEARGAEASSRPTGAGGQADSAKTGSAKTDSAKAGR, from the coding sequence ATGCGTGGTCAAGTCGTCGTCATCACCGGTGCGTCGCGCGGGATCGGTGCCGCGGTGGCCCGGAAGCTGGCGGGCCGGGGTGCCACGCTCGCGCTGGTCGGCCTGGAGCCGGACGAGCTGAAGCAGGTCGCGGCGGACTGTGGCCCGGGGGCCGGCTGGTGGGAGGCCGACGTGACCGACACCGAGTCGCTGCGGGCCGCGGTCGAGGCGATCGTCGCGCGGTACGGCCGGATCGACGTCGTGATGGCCAACGCCGGCATCGCCGCGCCGGGTTTCAGCCGGAGCATGGACCCGAACGCCTGGGAGCGGGTGATCGAGGTCGACCTGCTCGGCGTCTGGCGTACCGTCCACACCACGCTGCCGTACTTGCTGGAGAGCAAGGGCTACCTTCTACTTGTGTCCTCTTTGGCCGCGATCGTGCACATCCCCGGCCTGGCGTCGTACAACGTGGCGAAGGCCGGTGTCGAGGCGATGGGGGACACGCTGCGGCCCGAGCTGAAACACCTCGGCGTACGGGTGGGCGTCGCGCACATGACGTTTGTCGACACCGACATGGTGCGTGGCGCCGACGAGCACCCGGTGTTCGGCCGGGTCCGGACCGGGATCCCGCTGGCGAGCAAGACGTACCCGCTGGAGTTCGCGGTGGACAAGTTCGTCGACGGGATCACCAAGCGGTCCCGGACCGTGCACGTACCGGGCTGGATCGGCGCGCTGAAGGTGTTCCGCTGGGTCATCCCGCATGTGATCGAGCTGGGGTCGCGGTTCAGCGTGCCGAAGGCGGACGCGGCCGCGCTCGCCGACATCGAGGCCCGCGGCGCCGAGGCGTCGTCCCGCCCGACCGGCGCCGGCGGCCAGGCCGACAGCGCGAAGACTGGCAGCGCCAAGACAGACAGTGCGAAAGCAGGTCGCTGA
- the xth gene encoding exodeoxyribonuclease III, with the protein MLTVATVNVNGIRAAFRRGMAPWLEDTDPDLLLLQEVRATDDVLRDLLGADWNVAHAEPAIDGHKGRAGVAVASRRPIKDERGEIGPERFAGTGRWVEADVVLDDGTTLTAVSTYVFTGEFETPPRQEEKYAFLDAITARLTELRADGRHVLVCGDLNIAHREEDLKAWKANRKKSGFLPEERAWLDRLFEAGWVDLGRRFGGDGPGPYSWWSWRGKAFDNDAGWRIDYQIASPELAATATGCAVHRAPTYAERWSDHAPVVATYGI; encoded by the coding sequence GTGCTGACGGTTGCCACGGTGAATGTGAACGGGATCAGGGCCGCCTTCCGGCGCGGGATGGCGCCCTGGCTGGAGGACACCGATCCGGACTTGTTGCTGTTGCAGGAAGTGCGCGCGACCGACGACGTACTCCGCGACCTGCTCGGCGCCGACTGGAACGTCGCGCACGCCGAACCGGCGATCGACGGGCACAAGGGCCGCGCGGGTGTCGCGGTGGCAAGCCGCCGGCCGATCAAGGACGAGCGCGGCGAGATCGGCCCGGAGCGGTTCGCCGGAACCGGGCGCTGGGTCGAGGCCGACGTCGTACTGGACGACGGCACGACACTGACCGCGGTGAGTACGTATGTGTTCACCGGTGAGTTCGAAACACCGCCGCGGCAGGAGGAGAAGTACGCCTTCCTGGACGCGATCACCGCACGGCTGACCGAGCTGCGCGCCGACGGCCGCCACGTACTCGTCTGCGGTGACCTCAACATCGCGCACCGCGAAGAGGACCTGAAGGCCTGGAAGGCGAACCGGAAGAAGAGCGGCTTCCTGCCCGAGGAGCGGGCCTGGCTGGACCGGTTGTTCGAAGCCGGGTGGGTCGACCTCGGCCGCCGGTTCGGCGGCGACGGACCTGGCCCGTACTCCTGGTGGTCGTGGCGCGGCAAGGCGTTCGACAACGACGCCGGCTGGCGGATCGACTACCAGATCGCGTCGCCGGAGCTGGCCGCCACGGCGACCGGATGCGCCGTGCATCGCGCGCCCACGTACGCCGAGCGCTGGAGCGATCACGCGCCGGTCGTGGCGACGTACGGCATCTGA
- a CDS encoding DUF2269 family protein — protein sequence MNDFFLTVHILAAILCVGPVTIAAGMFPPIARRVLTSDSPDVGGLRILHRISRVYAWASLAVPVFGFALAGSKQMSGERWLIVSIVLTVAAALVLGFLVVPAQASVLAVADGAPELRNEVLPKAKMLSMTTGIFSLLWLVVLVLMVVRPGHHNG from the coding sequence ATGAACGACTTCTTCCTGACCGTCCACATCCTCGCGGCGATCCTCTGCGTCGGCCCGGTGACGATCGCGGCCGGCATGTTCCCGCCGATCGCCCGCCGGGTGCTGACGTCGGACTCCCCCGACGTCGGCGGCCTGCGGATCCTGCACCGGATCAGCCGGGTGTACGCGTGGGCCAGCCTGGCGGTGCCCGTGTTCGGCTTCGCGCTCGCGGGCAGCAAGCAGATGTCCGGCGAGCGCTGGCTGATCGTCTCGATCGTCCTGACCGTGGCCGCCGCGCTGGTGCTCGGCTTCCTGGTCGTACCCGCGCAGGCGAGCGTGCTGGCAGTCGCCGACGGCGCGCCCGAGCTTCGCAACGAGGTACTGCCGAAGGCGAAGATGCTGTCGATGACGACCGGGATCTTCTCGCTGCTCTGGCTGGTCGTCCTCGTGCTGATGGTCGTTCGCCCGGGGCACCACAACGGGTAG
- a CDS encoding S9 family peptidase produces the protein MSEISSSAVPPVAARKPVQRVHHGDTFTDDYEWLRDKTDDEVLEYLRAENTYTEARTAHLEPLREAIFREISDRTLQTDLSVPARHGGYWYYSRTIEGKQYALHCRVEADGDQPPATDGAIAGEEVLLDGNEVAGDSEFFSLGTVDVSPDGRLLAYSVDLKGDERFTLRVKDLSTGELLPDELPEVHYGSAWSADGSTVFYTKVDDAWRPYQVWRHALGASDDLLVMEEPDERFWVGVDLTRNEQAIMIALGSKLTSEVWLLDAQDPAGDPVVVAPRREGVEYDVEHAGDQLLITHNADAANFSLASAPLDAPGDWTTLLEGDETSRLLGTDAFADHVILYRRRDALTELAIMRRTGTGFAAPDALEFDEPIYTVSPGRNDEWHDTRYRFGYTSLVTPGTTYDVDVATGERRLLKQQPVLGGVDLGAYTQYREWATAPDGTKVPVSMVARKDVAKDGNAPVVLYGYGSYESSMDPWFSIPRLSLLDRGVVFAIAHVRGGGELGRHWYDDGKMLAKRNTFTDFIAAAEHLVTAGWTKPERIVAQGGSAGGLLMGAVANLAPRAFGGIVAEVPFVDALTTILDPSLPLTVIEWEEWGNPLEDAAVYEYMKSYSPYENVSAQEYPRILAITSLNDTRVFYVEPAKWVAKLRGTATGTPDVLLKTEMEAGHGGRSGRYDAWREVAFSLSWELDTLGLS, from the coding sequence ATGTCTGAGATTTCATCCTCCGCGGTGCCGCCGGTCGCCGCCCGGAAGCCGGTACAGCGCGTCCATCACGGCGACACCTTCACTGACGACTACGAGTGGCTGCGGGACAAGACCGACGACGAGGTACTCGAGTACCTGCGGGCCGAGAACACGTACACCGAGGCCCGCACCGCGCACCTGGAACCGTTGCGCGAGGCAATCTTCCGGGAGATCTCCGACCGCACCCTGCAGACCGACCTGAGCGTCCCGGCGCGGCACGGCGGGTACTGGTACTACTCGCGCACGATCGAGGGCAAGCAGTACGCGCTGCACTGCCGGGTCGAGGCCGACGGCGACCAGCCGCCGGCGACCGACGGCGCGATCGCGGGCGAGGAGGTGCTGCTCGACGGCAACGAGGTGGCCGGCGACTCCGAGTTCTTCTCGCTCGGCACCGTCGACGTCTCCCCCGACGGGCGGCTGCTGGCGTACTCGGTCGACCTCAAGGGTGACGAGCGGTTCACGCTGCGGGTCAAGGACCTGAGCACCGGTGAGCTGCTTCCGGACGAGCTGCCCGAGGTGCACTACGGCTCGGCCTGGTCCGCGGACGGTTCGACCGTCTTCTACACGAAGGTGGACGACGCCTGGCGCCCGTACCAGGTCTGGCGGCACGCGCTCGGCGCGTCTGACGACCTGCTGGTGATGGAGGAGCCGGACGAGCGGTTCTGGGTCGGCGTCGACCTGACCCGGAACGAGCAGGCGATCATGATCGCGCTCGGCAGCAAGCTGACCAGCGAGGTCTGGCTGCTCGACGCCCAGGATCCGGCCGGCGATCCGGTAGTGGTCGCGCCGCGCCGTGAGGGTGTCGAGTACGACGTCGAGCACGCCGGTGACCAGCTGCTGATCACCCACAACGCCGACGCGGCCAACTTCTCACTGGCCTCTGCTCCGCTCGACGCGCCGGGTGACTGGACCACCCTGCTCGAAGGCGACGAGACGAGCCGGCTGCTCGGGACGGACGCGTTCGCCGACCACGTCATCCTGTACCGGCGGCGGGACGCGCTGACCGAGCTGGCGATCATGCGCCGCACCGGCACCGGGTTTGCGGCACCCGATGCGCTGGAGTTCGACGAGCCGATCTACACGGTCTCCCCCGGCCGCAACGACGAGTGGCACGACACCCGGTACCGCTTCGGGTACACCTCACTCGTCACGCCGGGTACGACGTACGACGTCGATGTCGCGACCGGAGAGCGCCGACTGCTCAAGCAGCAGCCCGTACTCGGCGGGGTCGACCTGGGCGCGTACACGCAGTACCGCGAGTGGGCGACCGCACCGGACGGCACGAAGGTGCCGGTCTCGATGGTCGCCCGGAAGGACGTCGCGAAGGACGGGAACGCACCGGTCGTGCTGTACGGCTACGGGTCGTACGAGAGCTCGATGGACCCGTGGTTCTCGATCCCGCGGCTGTCACTGCTCGACCGCGGTGTGGTGTTCGCGATCGCGCATGTCCGGGGTGGCGGCGAGCTCGGGCGGCACTGGTACGACGACGGCAAGATGCTGGCCAAGCGGAACACCTTCACCGACTTCATCGCGGCCGCGGAGCACCTGGTCACGGCCGGCTGGACCAAGCCCGAGCGGATCGTCGCGCAGGGCGGCAGCGCCGGCGGACTGCTGATGGGCGCGGTCGCGAACCTGGCACCGCGGGCATTCGGCGGAATCGTCGCCGAGGTGCCGTTCGTGGACGCGTTGACGACGATTCTCGATCCGTCCCTGCCGCTGACCGTGATCGAGTGGGAGGAATGGGGCAATCCGCTCGAGGACGCGGCCGTGTACGAGTACATGAAGTCGTACTCACCGTACGAAAACGTCAGCGCCCAGGAGTATCCGCGGATCCTCGCGATCACCAGTTTGAACGACACCCGGGTGTTCTACGTCGAGCCGGCCAAGTGGGTGGCGAAACTCCGTGGCACCGCGACCGGAACGCCCGACGTGCTGCTGAAGACCGAGATGGAGGCCGGGCACGGCGGCCGCAGCGGGCGGTACGACGCCTGGCGCGAGGTCGCGTTCTCGCTGTCCTGGGAGCTGGACACCCTCGGGCTGAGCTGA
- a CDS encoding sigma-70 family RNA polymerase sigma factor, producing MARMARVRSTDDGIDGKDSVGLYLEEIARTPLLTAEEEVELAETVEAGLLAEQLLAEGRVGRKKGGAPKYATEDELEWLAAEGRRAQQRFVTANLRLVVSIARRYGRSQMPLLDLVQEGNTGLIRAVEKFDYRKGFKFSTYATWWVRQAITRGIAQQARVVRLPVHVVEQLNQIGSARRTLERKLGREPEIDEIAAELNLDEERVTELIRIGRDHISLNSPVDDEGETSLGDLIAAETAPGPDQLVADASDRSGLFSLVDQLDPRSADVIRRRYGLHDGRQAKLADIGAVHGISAERVRQIEREALGRLRLMADPTLAA from the coding sequence GTGGCTCGCATGGCTCGTGTCCGCAGCACGGACGACGGTATCGACGGCAAGGACAGTGTAGGTCTCTACCTCGAAGAGATCGCGCGCACGCCTCTGCTGACGGCTGAGGAAGAGGTCGAGCTCGCTGAGACGGTCGAGGCAGGACTCCTGGCGGAGCAACTGCTGGCCGAGGGGCGGGTTGGACGCAAGAAGGGCGGAGCGCCCAAATATGCGACGGAGGATGAGCTGGAGTGGCTGGCCGCGGAGGGCCGGCGGGCTCAGCAGCGGTTCGTGACCGCGAACCTCCGGCTGGTGGTGTCGATCGCGCGCCGGTACGGACGATCCCAGATGCCCTTGCTGGACCTGGTCCAGGAAGGCAACACGGGACTCATCCGGGCGGTGGAGAAGTTCGACTACCGAAAGGGATTCAAGTTCTCGACGTACGCGACGTGGTGGGTGCGGCAGGCGATCACCCGCGGTATCGCGCAGCAGGCCCGCGTGGTCCGGCTGCCGGTGCACGTGGTGGAGCAGCTGAACCAGATCGGATCGGCGCGGCGGACGCTGGAGCGCAAGCTCGGGCGCGAGCCGGAGATCGACGAGATCGCCGCCGAGCTGAACCTGGACGAGGAGCGGGTGACCGAGCTCATCCGCATCGGCCGGGACCACATCAGCCTGAACAGCCCGGTCGACGACGAGGGTGAGACCTCGCTGGGCGACCTGATCGCGGCCGAGACCGCGCCAGGTCCGGACCAGCTGGTCGCCGACGCGTCGGACCGTTCGGGCCTGTTCAGCCTGGTCGATCAGCTCGACCCACGGTCCGCCGACGTGATCCGCCGCCGGTACGGTCTGCACGACGGCCGTCAGGCCAAGCTGGCCGACATCGGCGCGGTGCACGGCATCTCGGCGGAGCGAGTCCGCCAGATCGAGCGTGAGGCGCTGGGCCGCCTGCGCCTGATGGCAGACCCGACCCTCGCCGCGTAA